A window of Aromatoleum bremense genomic DNA:
TGCCGGCATGTACCTGACGACCGGCTTCTATTGGGACTACAACGACGAGACCCGCGCGTGGTCGAAGCGCTTCTTCGACAAGATGAAGCGCATGCCGACGATGGTGCAGGCGGGCGACTACTCGGCGGTGTACCACTACCTGAAGGCGATCAAGGCCGCCGGCAGCGACGAAGCGAAGGCGGTGATGGCGAAGATGCGCGAGATGCCGGTCAACGATTTCTTCGCGAAGAACGGTCAGGTCCGCATCGATGGACGCATGGTCCACGATATGTATCTGGCACAGGTCAAGAAGCCGTCGGAATCGAAGTATCCGTGGGACTACTACCACATCCGGCAGGTGATTCCCGGCGCCGAGGCATATATGTCGCTGGCCGACAGCAAGTGCCCGCTGGTGAAGAAATAGCCTTCCGACCCGGCTTCCGGCGTCCAGCCTGCGGCGCGCATCGCGCGCCTGGTCAGGCCGGACGTCCGGCGCCGCAACCAGGCCGCCCGCTATGGACATTTTCGGCATTCCGATCCAGGCCCTGATGGGGCAGCTGCTGATCGGGCTCATCAACGGCTCGTTCTACGCGATCCTGAGCCTCGGGCTGGCGATCATTTTCGGTCTGCTCAACATCATCAACTTCTCGCATGGCGCGCTGTACATGATGGGCGCGTTCGTCGCATGGATCGGCCTCACCTACCTCGGCATCAACTACTGGGTCGCGCTGGTCGCGGTGCCGGTGGTCGTCGGCATCTTCGGCATGATCATCGAGCGCACGATGCTCAAGCACCTGTACCGGCTCGACCACCTGTACGGACTGCTGCTGACCTTCGGCCTCGCGCTGATCATCGAGGGCCTCTTCCGCTATCGCTTCGGCATTTCCGGCGAAAGCTACCCGGTGCCCGAACTGCTTTCCGGCGGCTTCAACCTCGGCTTCATGTTCCTGCCGAAATACCGCGCGTGGGTCATCGCGGTGTCGCTCGTCGTGTGCTTCGGCAGCTGGTACATCATCGAGCGCACGAAGCTCGGCTCGTACCTGCGCGCCGGCACCGAGAACCCCCAGCTGCTGCAGGCCTTCGGCATCAACGTGCCGCTGATGATCACGCTGACCTACGGCTTCGGCGTCGCGCTCGCGGCGTTTGCCGGCGTGCTCGCGGCGCCGGTGTTCCAGGTGAACCCGGTGATGGGCTCGAACCTGATCATCGTCGTGTTCGCCGTCGTCGTCATCGGCGGCATGGGCTCGATCATGGGCTCGATCGTCACCGGCCTCGGCCTCGGGCTCATCGAAGGCCTGACGCGCGTGTTTTACCCGGAAGCTTCCGCGGTCGTGATCTTCGTCATCATGGGGATCGTGCTGCTGCTGCGGCCGGCCGGGCTGTTCGGGCGCGAGCGCTAGGCCGCGGAAGCCGGTGGCGCTGCCCCCTGTTCTCGACCGTCACCCAATCATCCAGACACCAGGATCGGCGCAATGAAAGGCAAACACATCGGCTGGATCGTCCTGATCGTTCTCGGGCTCGTCGCGCCGTTCCTCGTCTATCCGGTGCTGGTGATGAAGATCCTGTGCTTCGCGCTGTTCGCCTGCGCGTTCAACCTGCTGCTCGGCTACACCGGGCTGCTGTCGTTCGGCCACGCCGCGTTCCTCGGCTGGGCAGGCTACACCTGCGGTTACGCGATGAAGGAACTCGGGCTGTCGCCCGAACTCGGCCTGCTCGCCGGGACCGCAACGGCCGCGGTGCTCGGCTTCGTCTTCGGCAGCCTCGCGATCCGCCGCTCCGGCATCTATTTCGCGATGGTGACGCTCGCGCTCGCGCAGCTGGTGTATTTCCTCGCGCTGCAGTTCCCCTTCACCGGCGGCGAGGACGGCCTGCAGGGCGTGCCGCGCGGGCGCCTGTTCGGGCTCGTCGATCTCGCGGACACCATGAACATGTATTACTTCGTGCTCGCGGTGTTCCTCGGCGGGTTCTGGGTCATCGACCGCGCGATCCACTCGCCGTTCGGCCAGGTGCTGAAGGCGATCCGCGAGAACGAGCCGCGCGCGATCTCGCTCGGCTACGACGTCGACCGCTACAAGCTGCTCGCCTTCGTGCTGTCCGCAGCGCTCTCCGGCCTGGCCGGCGCGACCAAGACGCTGGTGTTCCAGCTCGCCTCGCTGACCGACGTGCATTGGCACATGTCGGGCGAGATCGTGCTGATGACGCTGCTCGGCGGCATGGGCACCGTGTTCGGCCCGATCGTCGGCGCGACGGTCGTCGTCGGTCTGCAAAACTACGGTGCCGAACTGGGACAGTGGGTCAGCGTGCTGACCGGCGTGATCTTCGTGATCTGCGTGCTCGCATTCCGCCGCGGCATCGTCGGCGAGCTGGCGGTGCTGATCAGGCGCTCGGGGATCCGCATGTAGAACGCAGCGCGACGATCGACCGGCCGCGCTGGCGCCCGGACGAGGCTTTTCGGCACCCAAGTGTTGTTTCGATCCGACCCGGCGCCGGCTGTCATAGAACTGCCCGATAATGTACGCATTACAACAATCGGGCGGAAACGTGTCCGAAACGATCCCCAAAAAAACGCCCGGGCGCCCGTGGCTGAAAATCATCACGCGCCTGTTTCTCGTCCTCCTGCCCCTCGCGCTGATCGCGTCAGCGGCATTCCTGGTCTTCGAAGTGCGCAGCTCCTGGTTCCAGGCGCGCGAAATCTCGCATTACGCCGAGAACCTCCGGTACCACGTCGAAGCCGGGCCCAGCGACTCGGTCCGCTTTCCCGCGCACGGCCCGTTCGACCTTCGCCTCGGCTACGCGAAGCTGCCCCGGTTCATCGAGCGGCTGCAGGCGCGCGACATGACGATCGTGAGCCAGGCGAGGTTCTCGCCGGAGCTGGTGGATTTCACCGAACGCGGCTATTTCCCGCCGTATCGCGAGAAGACTCGCGCCGGCCTCGAGATCGAAGGCGCCCACGGCGGATCCGAATTCGTATACCGCTCGTCATACCCCGTGCGCAGCTATCCCGCGTTCGAGCAGATCCCGGTCCGCATCGTGCAAAGCCTGCTTTTCATCGAGAACCGCAATCTGCTCGACCCGGCACGTCCCTACCTGAACCCGGCGATAGACTGGGTGCGCTTTGGCCGCGCCGCCATGGCGCAGCTCATCAAAATCGTCGATGAAGACCTGAACACGCCAGGCGGCAGCACGCTTGCGACGCAGATCGAAAAATACCGTCACTCACCCGACGGCATCACGCATTCACCGCAGGAAAAGCTGCGCCAGATGGTATCGGCGACGGTGCGTGCCTACCGTGAAGGGTGCGAAACCCTCCCCGTGCGGCGCGACCTCGTGCTCCACTACCTGAACACCGTGCCGCTGTCCGCCGCGCCGCTGTACGGCGAAGTCCACGGGCTCGGCGACGGGCTGTGGGTCTGGTTCGGCGCCGACTTCGCGCACACCAACCGGCTTCTCGCCGCGGCCGAGGCCGAAGGCGCGGTCCTCGAGGAACAAGGGCTCGCGCTGCGCCAGGTGCTCGCGCTGATGATCGCCCACCGCCGCCCGTCACACTACCTCGGGCTCGGCCGCGACGACCTCGCGCGACTCACCGACGCCCACCTGCGCATCCTCGCCGAGGCGCGCGTCATCGGCCCCGGGCTGCGCGACGCCGCGCTCGCCGCCCGGCTCGCGTTCCGCGATCCGCACCGCGCCCGGGCGCGCGCCCCGGTCGAGGCGGACAAGGGCGCGACCCTGATCCGTACGCGCCTTGCCGGGATGCTCGACGTATCACTCTACGACCTCGACCGGATCGACCTCAAGGCTTCTGCCACCCTCGACCAGAAGCTCCAGCAAGAAGTCAGCGACTACCTCGAGCTGCTGCGCGACGTCGACTTCGCGCGCCAGACGGGCCTGATCGGCGAGCGCCTGCTCACGCCCGGCCAGGTGCCGACGGTGAACTACAGCTTCACGCTGTTCGAGCGCACCCCGGACGGCAACCGCGTGCGAGTGCAGACGGACACCACCGACCAGCCGCTCGACATCAACGAGGGCAGCAAGCTCGAACTCGGCTCGACGGCCAAGCTGCGCGTGCTCGCGACCTATCTCGAGCTCGTTGCCGAACTGCACCAGCGCTACGCCAACCAGCCGGTGCAGGTATTGCGCGAGACGACGGTCGACCGGCACGACACGCTCACGCGCTGGGCGCTCGACTATCTGATCGAGGCCGGGAACCGCGACCTGCCGACGATGCTGCAGGCGGCTCTCGAGCGCCGCTATTCGGCCAGCCCCGGCGAATCGTTTTTCACCGGCGGCGGGCTGCACACCTTCAACAACTTCCGCCGCGAGGACAACGGCCGCACGGTGACGGTTCGCGAGGCGCTGCAGGCATCGATCAACCTGCCCTTCGTGCGCCTGATGCGCGACATCGTTCGTCACACGATGTACCAGGTGCCCGGCAGCACCGCCAAGCTGCTCGAAGACGACAGCGACCCGCGCCGCGGCGAATATCTGTCGCGCTTCGCCGACCGCGAGGGCCAGGTATTCCTGCGCCGCTTCTGGCGCAAATACCAGGGCCAGGACGCGGACGAGATCCAGGCGATGCTGCTCGATGGGCTGCGCCCCACCGCCGACCGCCTCGCCGCGGCGTTCCGCTATCTGAACCCCGACGCGGATGCCAAGCGCTTCGCCGCGTTCATGCGCGGTCGCCTGCCCAATTCCGAGCTCGGCGACGCACGCCTCGCAAGCCTTTACAGGCGTTACGCCCCGGGCACCTTCGACCTGCCCGACCAGGGCTACATCGCCCGCGTGCACCCGCTCGAATTGTGGCTCGCCAGCTACCTGATGGCGCATCCCGAAGCGGGCTTCAGCGACGCCGTCGAAGCGAGCAGCGAAGAACGCCAGGCCGTGTACCGCTGGCTGTTCCGTACCCGGGCGAAAAGCGCACAGGACCAGCGGATCTACACGATCCTCGAAGTCGAGGCCTTCCTCGAGATCCACCGCCGCTGGGCGCTCCTCGGCTACCCGTTCAATCACCTCGTGCCGTCGCTGGCGACCGCCCTGGGCAGCGCCGGCGACCGTCCGGCCGCACTCGCCGAGTTGATGGGGATCATCGTCAATGACGGCGTGCGCCAGCGCACCGCGCGCGTCGAGCGGCTCCATTTCGCCGCCGCAACCCCGTATGAAACGGTCCTCGCGCTGCGCGCCGACAAAGGCGAACGCGTGATGGCGCCGGAAGTCGCGGCGGCACTACGCAGCGCGCTGTCGGAAGTCGTCGAAGGCGGCACGGCGCGGCGGCTGGCAGGCGCGTTCGCGCTGCCGGACGGCACGCTGCTCGCGGTCGGCGGCAAGACCGGCACCGGCGACAACCGCATCGTCACCTCCGGCGCCCGCGGACAGGGACGCGGCGGAATCGCGCTCAACCGCACCGCGACCTTCGTCTTCCATCTCGGCCCGCGGCATTTCGGCACGCTGACCGCCTATGTCATGGGTCCCGACGCTGCGGCGTACCGCTTCACGTCGGGGCTGCCGGTGCAGATCCTGAAGTCGATGGCGCCGATCCTGCTGCCGTACCTGCACGGAGCGCGCCCCGTGCAGACGGTGCAGAGCAGCGAGCCGGCAACCTCGCCGGCGCCGTGAATCGGACGCGTCGCAGCCACCCCGGATGTTCCAGCCCGGATCATCCGGGGAGCGCCGCGTGAAGGTGTGTCAGGTGGCCGGCCCTGTCAGGCTCTTCTTGTGCGGAGGCCCGCCGCCAGGCCGGCGAGGCCGGTTCCGAGCAGGGCCAGCACACCCGGCTCCGGTACCGTGCTCGGCTCCACTTGCGATGGATCGCTCGGCGGAGCGTCCGCGGCGGAAGCCTCGAACAGGAACAGGTGATAGGTCGCCTGGAAGATTCCCTGCGTCACGCTGTCTACCCAACTTGCGCGATCCTCGGCATTCTCCGCGAGCACGAGGGCGCTCGCGACGTCGCCGATCGAGGGTCCGGCAAGGTCCAGGTCGCCGGGATCCACGTCAACCGGGTCGAGCCCGAGGTTGAAGACGTGCACTCCGAGACTCGACGGCGCGCTCCCCGCGAGCATCGTCCCGAAATCGACTGCAAAGAACGGCACCCCGGAGACCACCGTGAGCGGATAGGCGTGAGCATCGCCGCCCCCCGTCCAGCCCATCGCAAATGTCGTATTCCCGCTCGTGGCGCCGGCCGTGCCCGGGTGGGTCGCCGGCGCGGTGGGCCCGTTGCGGCTGATCGTGACGGTGGCCAGGCCGGCGTAGCTGCCGAGGCTTTCCAGGTCGGTCAGCACCAGCGCATTGGCCACGGAAGGCACGATCGCCGCCAGGGCGATTCCGGAAATCCTGATGTACGTTCGCATTGTCATTGTTATTTTCCTTGCATTTTTCGGATGGAATATATGCAGGCCTCCCTGCCGGATTTCCAAAGCACTTTCCGCGCCTGAATCTGGTTTGCCTTTCTTGACAAATATTTACAATTCAGCATCTAAGCACCGGAAAGAAAAGTGTAAATATTTTCGACAAATCGTAACAATGGTTTCGCGTATGCGTGAATCACGCTCAGCCGGCGATCCTTCGACTGAATTGCAAACAATTGTGCGCATCGTCATCGCCCGTCCCGCCCATACGTTGAATCCGGTACGAGGCCCGGCGCGTCACGCCCGTCGGCAGTGATCGCGGCCTCGTCGACCGACCTGCCACTCATCCCCTTCGGAGGGGTTTTCCGGGAGACACAACCAGATGTTCCGCGCTCTTCGCTTCCTCTTCGCGCTGCCGCTGGTCCTGCTTCTGGCGGGTAGCGCGTGGGCCGACCCGCCCGGCCGGGTCGGGCGCCTGGCGCTGATCGACGGCGAAGTCTCGCTGCGCCCGGCCGACAGCCGGCGGTGGGAAAGCGCCAGCGTGAACTGGCCGCTGACTTCGGGCGATGCCCTCAGCACCGAAGCGGGCAGCCGCGCCGAAGTCCGCATCGGGTCGAGCGTGCTGCGCCTCGACGGTTCGACGTCCATCGACATCCGCCAGCTCGATGACGAACGGATCCGCATCGAGCTCGAACGCGGCAGCGTCGCGATACGGATTCGGAGCCGCGAAGCGGCGTCGGCGATCGAAATCGAGACCCGCGACGGGCTCGTCGTCGCCGATAAGCCGGGTCAATACCGCGTCGATTACGAGGACGCCGCGACAGTCCTGACGAACTACCGCGGCGGCGAGCTCGATTTCCGCTCGGAGGACAGCGACGTCGTCGTGACCGAAGGGCGACGCGCGCGCGTCCTGTTTTCCGACCACACCGAAGTGCGCTGGAGCGACCCCGAGCGGGACGATTTCTCCGACTGGACGCTGGCCCGCGACGAGCACGACGACCGGCTCGGCGAGCCGCGCCACGTGTCGCCCGAGATGACCGGCGCCGAGGACCTGTATGAATACGGCGACTGGCGAACAGCCGACGATTACGGACCGGTGTGGTACCCGCGCAGCGTGCCGTCCGGCTGGGCCCCCTATCGTTCGGGGCGCTGGGTGCTGGTCCAGCCGTGGGGCTGGACCTGGGTCGACGAGGCGCCGTGGGGCTTCGCCCCGTTCCATTACGGCCGCTGGGTGCTGATCGGGGGAACATGGGGCTGGGTGCCGGGCGCCTACGTTCCGCGGCCGGTGTACGCGCCTGCGCTCGTCGTGTGGATGGGCCTGCCGGGCGTGAGCATCAGCCTCTCGTCCGGTTCGCTGCCGCACATCGGGTGGTTCCCCCTCGGGCCGCGCGAAGTCTACGTTCCCAGCTACCGCCACAGCACGACCTACGTGCGCCGGATCAACATCACCCATGTCACCAACGTCGTCCATATCGACCGGGCGGCGCGGGAACCGCGGCACGCCCGCTATGTGCATCGCGACCGGCGCGAAGCGGTGACGCTCGTGCCCGGCGAAGTCGTCAGGCATTCCCGCCCGGTCTTCCGTCATGCGGTGCGCGACGACGAGCGCAAAGGGCGCCCACCGCGCGCGGCGACCCCTGTCCCGCCGCTCGACCCTCGTCTCGTCGTCGAGCATGATCGCGTCGAACGCGCGACGCGGCCGCGGGACGAGGAGCGGCTGCGCGACGAACAGGCGCGGCGCAGCGTCCGCTTGCGCGAAGCGGTCGAAGAGCGCCGGCAGCGGGAACGTGCGTCGGGCCCGGGAGAACGGCGATTGCGCGACCTGCCCGAAGACGGACGCGGCCGCGAAACGTCCCCCGGGCGCCGCATCGACGGCAGGGAACAGGGACGACCCGGGACGGACGACGAGCAGCGGGTCGAACGCGAACGTCGATTCCCTTCCGCCCCCGAAGCGCGGCCACGCGACCCAATCCCGGACATGCCGCAACGCGCACCGCAGCAGAACGCACGGGAGCTGCAACAGCGCCAGCAGGAACAGGAACAGCAGCGCCAGCAGCGGATGCAGCAGCAACGGGACCAGGAACAGCAGCAACAGGAACAGGAACGCGCGCGCGAACAGTCGCTGCGTCAACGCGCGCTGGAGCAGCAGGAACAGCAGCGCCGCCAGGCCATGGAGCGGCAGGAGGAACTCCGGCAGCGCCAGTCGCAGCAGCGCGAGCGCCAGCAACAGGAACAGCTCCAGCGGCGGCAGCAGCAGGAGCGGATGCAACGGCAGCAACGGGAACTGGAGCAGCCGCGCCAGCAGGGGATACAACAGCAACAGGAACAGCAGCGTCGTCAGGCCATGGCGCGGCAGGAGGAACTCCGGCAGCGCCAATCGCAGGAGCTCCAGCGGCAGCAGCAGGAGCGGATGCAACAGCAGCAACGGGAACTCGAACAGCAGCGCCAGCAGCGGATGCAGCAGCAACGGAACCAGGAACAGCAGCGCAGCCAGGCCATGGAGCGGCAGGAGGAACTGCGGCAGCGCCAGTCACAGGAGCGCGAGCGCCAGCTGCGGCAGCAACAGGGCCAGCAACAGGACCAGTTGCAGCGGCAGCAGCGGCAACTGGAACGGCAGCGCGAGATGCAGGAGCGGCAGCAGAGCGAGCAGCGCAGCCAGATGGAACGACGGGCGACAGGGAATGAAGGCGATGCGCCGCGCGGCGAGCGGCGACGCCCGGGCGACGAGGGTAGGCCCGCCAATTGATGTACCTGCCCCGTTGCGCTGGCTGCGGCGAGGCTCTATCTTTGCCGGCTCCACGAACGTCGTCGCCCATGTCACCCCACCCCTCCGAATTCCGACCCCCACTGCGCTCTGTCCGCGACCGGATGCGCCAGGTCGCGCTGTTCGAGCTGGGCGGCCTGGCGCTGGTCACTCCGCCTTTCGCCTGGGCGAGCGGCGTGCCGCTCTCCGACTCGATCGGCCTGCTGGCGCTGATCGCGCTGCTCGCGGCGGTGTGGAATGCCGCGTACAACACCTGCTTCGACCGCATCGAGGCAAAGCTCGCCGGGCGGCCGGCCGATCGCCGGCCGCTCCCGCTACGCGTCGCGCACGCGATCGGCTTCGAAGGCGGACTGCTGCTGATGAGCCTGCCGATCATCACGGCCTGGACCGGCATGGGCTGGATCGAGGCGCTGGTCGCGGA
This region includes:
- a CDS encoding branched-chain amino acid ABC transporter permease, producing the protein MDIFGIPIQALMGQLLIGLINGSFYAILSLGLAIIFGLLNIINFSHGALYMMGAFVAWIGLTYLGINYWVALVAVPVVVGIFGMIIERTMLKHLYRLDHLYGLLLTFGLALIIEGLFRYRFGISGESYPVPELLSGGFNLGFMFLPKYRAWVIAVSLVVCFGSWYIIERTKLGSYLRAGTENPQLLQAFGINVPLMITLTYGFGVALAAFAGVLAAPVFQVNPVMGSNLIIVVFAVVVIGGMGSIMGSIVTGLGLGLIEGLTRVFYPEASAVVIFVIMGIVLLLRPAGLFGRER
- a CDS encoding branched-chain amino acid ABC transporter permease codes for the protein MKGKHIGWIVLIVLGLVAPFLVYPVLVMKILCFALFACAFNLLLGYTGLLSFGHAAFLGWAGYTCGYAMKELGLSPELGLLAGTATAAVLGFVFGSLAIRRSGIYFAMVTLALAQLVYFLALQFPFTGGEDGLQGVPRGRLFGLVDLADTMNMYYFVLAVFLGGFWVIDRAIHSPFGQVLKAIRENEPRAISLGYDVDRYKLLAFVLSAALSGLAGATKTLVFQLASLTDVHWHMSGEIVLMTLLGGMGTVFGPIVGATVVVGLQNYGAELGQWVSVLTGVIFVICVLAFRRGIVGELAVLIRRSGIRM
- a CDS encoding transglycosylase domain-containing protein, coding for MYALQQSGGNVSETIPKKTPGRPWLKIITRLFLVLLPLALIASAAFLVFEVRSSWFQAREISHYAENLRYHVEAGPSDSVRFPAHGPFDLRLGYAKLPRFIERLQARDMTIVSQARFSPELVDFTERGYFPPYREKTRAGLEIEGAHGGSEFVYRSSYPVRSYPAFEQIPVRIVQSLLFIENRNLLDPARPYLNPAIDWVRFGRAAMAQLIKIVDEDLNTPGGSTLATQIEKYRHSPDGITHSPQEKLRQMVSATVRAYREGCETLPVRRDLVLHYLNTVPLSAAPLYGEVHGLGDGLWVWFGADFAHTNRLLAAAEAEGAVLEEQGLALRQVLALMIAHRRPSHYLGLGRDDLARLTDAHLRILAEARVIGPGLRDAALAARLAFRDPHRARARAPVEADKGATLIRTRLAGMLDVSLYDLDRIDLKASATLDQKLQQEVSDYLELLRDVDFARQTGLIGERLLTPGQVPTVNYSFTLFERTPDGNRVRVQTDTTDQPLDINEGSKLELGSTAKLRVLATYLELVAELHQRYANQPVQVLRETTVDRHDTLTRWALDYLIEAGNRDLPTMLQAALERRYSASPGESFFTGGGLHTFNNFRREDNGRTVTVREALQASINLPFVRLMRDIVRHTMYQVPGSTAKLLEDDSDPRRGEYLSRFADREGQVFLRRFWRKYQGQDADEIQAMLLDGLRPTADRLAAAFRYLNPDADAKRFAAFMRGRLPNSELGDARLASLYRRYAPGTFDLPDQGYIARVHPLELWLASYLMAHPEAGFSDAVEASSEERQAVYRWLFRTRAKSAQDQRIYTILEVEAFLEIHRRWALLGYPFNHLVPSLATALGSAGDRPAALAELMGIIVNDGVRQRTARVERLHFAAATPYETVLALRADKGERVMAPEVAAALRSALSEVVEGGTARRLAGAFALPDGTLLAVGGKTGTGDNRIVTSGARGQGRGGIALNRTATFVFHLGPRHFGTLTAYVMGPDAAAYRFTSGLPVQILKSMAPILLPYLHGARPVQTVQSSEPATSPAP
- a CDS encoding PEP-CTERM sorting domain-containing protein, yielding MRTYIRISGIALAAIVPSVANALVLTDLESLGSYAGLATVTISRNGPTAPATHPGTAGATSGNTTFAMGWTGGGDAHAYPLTVVSGVPFFAVDFGTMLAGSAPSSLGVHVFNLGLDPVDVDPGDLDLAGPSIGDVASALVLAENAEDRASWVDSVTQGIFQATYHLFLFEASAADAPPSDPSQVEPSTVPEPGVLALLGTGLAGLAAGLRTRRA
- a CDS encoding DUF6600 domain-containing protein, whose protein sequence is MFRALRFLFALPLVLLLAGSAWADPPGRVGRLALIDGEVSLRPADSRRWESASVNWPLTSGDALSTEAGSRAEVRIGSSVLRLDGSTSIDIRQLDDERIRIELERGSVAIRIRSREAASAIEIETRDGLVVADKPGQYRVDYEDAATVLTNYRGGELDFRSEDSDVVVTEGRRARVLFSDHTEVRWSDPERDDFSDWTLARDEHDDRLGEPRHVSPEMTGAEDLYEYGDWRTADDYGPVWYPRSVPSGWAPYRSGRWVLVQPWGWTWVDEAPWGFAPFHYGRWVLIGGTWGWVPGAYVPRPVYAPALVVWMGLPGVSISLSSGSLPHIGWFPLGPREVYVPSYRHSTTYVRRINITHVTNVVHIDRAAREPRHARYVHRDRREAVTLVPGEVVRHSRPVFRHAVRDDERKGRPPRAATPVPPLDPRLVVEHDRVERATRPRDEERLRDEQARRSVRLREAVEERRQRERASGPGERRLRDLPEDGRGRETSPGRRIDGREQGRPGTDDEQRVERERRFPSAPEARPRDPIPDMPQRAPQQNARELQQRQQEQEQQRQQRMQQQRDQEQQQQEQERAREQSLRQRALEQQEQQRRQAMERQEELRQRQSQQRERQQQEQLQRRQQQERMQRQQRELEQPRQQGIQQQQEQQRRQAMARQEELRQRQSQELQRQQQERMQQQQRELEQQRQQRMQQQRNQEQQRSQAMERQEELRQRQSQERERQLRQQQGQQQDQLQRQQRQLERQREMQERQQSEQRSQMERRATGNEGDAPRGERRRPGDEGRPAN
- a CDS encoding PACE efflux transporter, translated to MSPHPSEFRPPLRSVRDRMRQVALFELGGLALVTPPFAWASGVPLSDSIGLLALIALLAAVWNAAYNTCFDRIEAKLAGRPADRRPLPLRVAHAIGFEGGLLLMSLPIITAWTGMGWIEALVADLGLATAYVLYAFAFNLGYDRTFPIEPQRCGSFSSAR